From Actinopolymorpha cephalotaxi, one genomic window encodes:
- a CDS encoding acetoacetate decarboxylase family protein gives MNGSANGRVLGNVLGNALGTVNGSLLRAAGLAFRLAPSPVPRRQRREAGRHALVDGVPFVMPVDSRGTPAMMAAFSIDGDAAAAKLPGDELHPLRLANGRGVLLVTVLSYQHTDIGRYIEYSIGIMCTHGVRPAPRLLPGLLRGRFGTGLYLLDLPVSTEISVKGGKGIWGMPKHRAPLSFDVTDRRVAAQYDSDGLLAARAEIDRPSFGPLPLRAAAVAYASFRGMLMRSTIYFTGDAYVAVAPRATGRLVLGDAPEVRSLHDLDLGEFPMFTAYLPAVSGLLDDHVESWFLTSDRRIRERPEGLESVVDLGLSEEWPPAPVAKV, from the coding sequence ATGAACGGTTCTGCGAACGGTCGCGTGCTCGGCAACGTACTCGGCAACGCACTCGGTACTGTCAACGGCTCGTTGCTTCGCGCCGCCGGCCTGGCGTTCCGGCTCGCGCCCTCACCCGTGCCGCGCCGCCAGCGGCGCGAGGCCGGTCGGCACGCACTCGTGGACGGCGTGCCGTTCGTGATGCCGGTCGACTCCCGGGGCACCCCGGCCATGATGGCGGCGTTCAGCATCGACGGCGACGCCGCGGCGGCGAAACTGCCCGGGGACGAGCTGCACCCGTTGCGGCTGGCCAACGGCCGCGGCGTGCTCCTCGTCACGGTCCTCAGCTACCAGCACACCGACATCGGACGCTACATCGAGTACTCCATCGGCATCATGTGCACGCACGGCGTCCGCCCGGCGCCGCGGCTGCTGCCCGGTCTGCTGCGCGGGAGGTTCGGCACCGGGCTCTACCTCCTCGACCTGCCGGTGTCGACCGAGATCTCGGTCAAGGGCGGCAAGGGCATCTGGGGCATGCCCAAGCACCGGGCGCCGCTGAGCTTCGACGTCACCGACCGCAGGGTCGCCGCGCAGTACGACAGCGACGGGCTGCTCGCCGCCCGGGCGGAGATCGACCGGCCGTCGTTCGGGCCGCTTCCGCTGCGGGCGGCGGCGGTCGCCTACGCGTCGTTCCGCGGCATGCTGATGCGGTCCACGATCTACTTCACCGGCGACGCCTACGTCGCGGTGGCGCCGCGCGCGACCGGGCGCCTCGTGCTCGGGGATGCGCCGGAGGTCCGGTCGCTGCACGACCTGGATCTCGGCGAGTTCCCGATGTTCACGGCGTACCTGCCCGCGGTCAGCGGGTTGCTCGACGACCACGTGGAGTCGTGGTTCCTCACCTCGGACCGTCGCATCCGTGAGCGGCCCGAGGGACTGGAGAGCGTCGTCGACCTCGGGCTGTCGGAGGAGTGGCCGCCGGCGCCGGTGGCGAAGGTCTGA